A genomic segment from Ptychodera flava strain L36383 chromosome 8, AS_Pfla_20210202, whole genome shotgun sequence encodes:
- the LOC139138061 gene encoding uncharacterized protein, translating to MKQKSARAIRLIMFAFLLRQAVCDWTNWYNLPDDKPDGDVEKIEDILEFYPNQLCDNPTAIDAVTLQGDSAKSTQDIFRQFNATGLVCMDEDQINRACNDYKVRFCCPGSHGALTCKSEDVLNQYPVTANSSINIPEDTGVGVPIFNISDFSIDGFVMDISSVEIVYGNTFNRFGVTEDDSQVIVAAFLTTNITSHFNLTIHIYMTDGNVKAFGLTIRVDDVISWPPYYNTTCETIPSMKNWPFAIDVNPGGGWISELQSNIHKFKDKRNYFDMTNCKCSIDWIFLTVTEKYGFKLKELVIKATDRTSGNMERISVGSVSEHNQVMLHGLEWNHPFAKRWIKTLSYMKNEQDRKDFISNHAIIHVEFKGIDTHKDWKYDFSIEDSSFSFKSVELAVVGIDTHKD from the exons TCTGCGACTGGACAAATTGGTACAATCTGCCTGACGATAAACCTGACGGAGACGTTGAGAAGATTGAAGATATTCTTGAGTTTTATCCCAATCAGCTGTGCGACAACCCCACAGCTATCGACGCAGTCACTTTACAAGGTGATTCAGCCAAGAGCACGCAAGATATATTTCGTCAGTTTAATGCCACTGGTCTTGTATGTATGGACGAAGATCAAATAAACAGAGCGTGTAATGATTATAAAGTTCGCTTCTGCTGCCCAG GATCACACGGCGCACTAACCTGCAAGAGTGAAGATGTATTGAATCAGTATCCTGTCACAGCAAATAGCAGTATTAATATACCGGAG GACACCGGCGTAGGCGTTCCGATTTTCAATATCTCCGATTTTTCTATCGATGGCTTTGTCATGGATATTTCATCTGTGGAGATAGTCTACGGAAACACG TTCAACCGCTTCGGTGTGACTGAAGACGATAGTCAAGTTATTGTTGCTGCTTTTCTGACGACGAAtataacatcacattttaatCTCACCATACATATCTATATGACT GATGGTAATGTGAAAGCATTTGGATTGACGATCCGTGTGGATGATGTCATTAGTTGGCCTCCGTACTATAACACTACATGTGAGACAATTCCGTCT ATGAAAAATTGGCCGTTTGCCATTGACGTTAACCCAGGCGGCGGTTGGATTTCTGAGCTTCAGTCcaatattcataagtttaaggACAAGAGAAATTATTTCGACATGACCAATTGCAAAT GTTCTATAGACTGGATTTTCTTGACTGTCACAGAAAAGTATGGCTTCAAGCTGAAAGAATTAGTAATcaaagcaacagacagaactaGTGGTAACATGGAAAGAATATCCGTAGGAAGTGTGTCTGAACATAATCAAGTAATGTTACACGGCCTGGAG TGGAATCACCCATTCGCAAAGCGATGGATAAAAACGCTATCATACATGAAGAATGAACAAGATCGTAAGGACTTTATCTCGAATCACGCGATTATACATGTGGAATTCAAGGGGATTGATACGCACAAAGACTGGAAATATGATTTTTCAATCGAAGATTCTTCTTTTTCGTTCAAGTCTGTGGAACTAGCCGTAGTCG GGATTGATACGCACAAAGACTAG